The proteins below come from a single Burkholderia sp. FERM BP-3421 genomic window:
- a CDS encoding tetratricopeptide repeat protein, which yields MTHDQHRNIAFVKERYLCRQFSEALRAAQAALEVDPDDAELLNLASACHLALHNYADALTHLTRAIQEKPSFADAHNNLGVLHRAQARHDAAESSFRRALVAQPDHPDALLNLGSLLRSMRRLKEAESMIAQLITAAPDRPDALNLLGLILTDQGRLDHAKTAYRRALALQPDHAPYQLNLANALLAEGNWTEGLLLFEARHAPFFQGAHSSPPTVPFPQWRGEPIAGASLLIWPEQGHGDLIHLVRYIRRLKALGSARITLVCSYATLPLFAALPGADAVVPREAFHASACPMHDFWTYAWSIPYHLREQPSTIPAELPYLRAPANAASKWERFLPKGRLRVGLVWRGNPLNPSDSVRSLPGLKVLKPLWESGNVTFVSLQKDATAVELQAETDQRFIVNLGSRAANFADVAGMISRLDLVIGVDTAAMHLAAALGKPTWILISNVAADWRWAAQGSTSIWYPGAVTLFRQEVDETDWSGVVSRASQALSGMRTIR from the coding sequence ATGACTCATGATCAACATCGAAATATTGCTTTCGTAAAGGAACGCTATCTCTGCAGGCAATTTTCCGAAGCCCTACGCGCGGCGCAAGCGGCTCTTGAGGTTGATCCCGACGATGCGGAACTGCTTAATCTGGCGAGCGCCTGCCACTTGGCTTTGCACAACTACGCCGACGCCCTGACCCATCTGACCCGAGCGATTCAAGAGAAACCGTCATTCGCCGACGCTCACAACAATCTTGGCGTGCTCCATCGCGCCCAGGCGCGGCACGATGCCGCCGAGTCCTCGTTCCGGCGCGCGCTTGTCGCCCAGCCGGATCATCCGGACGCGTTGTTGAATCTGGGTAGCCTGCTGCGATCGATGCGACGCTTGAAAGAAGCCGAATCGATGATTGCGCAACTGATCACAGCGGCACCGGATCGCCCTGATGCGCTGAATTTGCTCGGCCTTATCCTGACGGACCAGGGCCGCCTTGATCACGCCAAGACTGCTTATCGACGCGCGTTGGCGCTTCAGCCGGATCACGCGCCCTATCAGCTGAATCTGGCCAACGCATTGCTCGCCGAGGGAAACTGGACCGAGGGGCTGCTGCTGTTCGAAGCACGCCACGCGCCTTTTTTCCAAGGTGCCCATTCCAGCCCGCCGACGGTACCCTTCCCTCAATGGCGCGGAGAGCCCATCGCGGGCGCGTCGCTTCTGATCTGGCCGGAGCAAGGGCATGGCGATCTGATCCATCTGGTGCGCTATATCCGCAGACTCAAGGCACTCGGTAGCGCGCGAATCACGCTGGTTTGCAGCTACGCGACGCTGCCGTTGTTTGCCGCGCTACCCGGCGCGGATGCAGTCGTCCCGCGCGAAGCATTTCATGCATCGGCATGTCCGATGCACGATTTCTGGACCTATGCCTGGAGTATTCCCTATCATCTGCGGGAACAGCCATCCACCATCCCGGCCGAACTGCCCTATCTGCGCGCACCGGCGAATGCGGCATCGAAATGGGAGCGCTTCCTTCCCAAGGGGCGTCTTCGCGTCGGCCTGGTCTGGCGAGGCAACCCGCTCAACCCGAGCGACTCGGTCAGGTCGCTGCCGGGGCTGAAGGTGCTGAAGCCTCTATGGGAGAGTGGGAACGTCACCTTCGTCAGCCTCCAAAAGGATGCGACTGCCGTTGAGCTACAAGCGGAAACCGACCAACGCTTCATCGTCAATCTGGGTAGCCGGGCCGCCAACTTTGCCGACGTCGCGGGCATGATCTCGCGGCTCGACCTCGTGATCGGCGTCGACACCGCCGCGATGCATCTTGCCGCGGCGCTCGGCAAACCCACCTGGATACTGATTTCAAATGTCGCCGCGGATTGGCGATGGGCGGCACAGGGCTCGACGTCGATCTGGTATCCCGGTGCCGTGACGTTGTTTCGGCAGGAAGTCGATGAAACGGATTGGTCGGGTGTCGTGTCGCGGGCTTCCCAGGCATTGTCTGGTATGCGAACAATCCGCTAG